The Deltaproteobacteria bacterium DNA window TGGACGCCGTGAAAGGGGTTTTGGCAAAGGTCAGGAATTACCTGCCTTTTTCCGATGCTAAAGTCGGCCCCCTTTCTCAGCTTACGGCCTCGGGTATGGCCGTCATGGATACGCTTGCTGCCGGTATGGTGAAAAATCAGAATACCATCAGGAATGCCGCCGCTGCCGGTATGGCCGGGATTGCGCTTTCCGTGGCTGTGCCTGATCTTGCCCCGGCATCGGATATTCCCGGTGCCGGTTCTGATAGGTCACCTGATGTCAGTAAAGAAGTTGTCCGGGAGAAGGATGGCGGCAAAAAGATCATTATTGAAAATATGCATATTAGCCTGCCCTCTGTCAGTGACGGGGAAGGGTTTGTGAGAGATTTAAAGAAACTTGTGGAGGGATTTGATGCCTGAAATAAGCTTTGATGATGGGATAGTAAAGCTTTCCGGCATTGAATTGCCGGGTATTTTGAAACGGCTTTCTATCCGGGGAAGAGTACAGTTTGACATGGCCGAGGCAGATGGAGCAAGCGGCAAGATAAAGAAGTTTATGGGCTGGGATGACAGTGACATTTCCCTGACTATCGAGCTGCTTACCGATGAGGAGTCGGACTGTTATGACAAGCTGCTACAGATAAATGGGCTCTTTAAATTAACTGATAATAACACGGCGAATCCTGTTCTTTATACGGTAACTAACCGACACTGTCTGGCACGTGAAATTAATACGGTTTATTTTGCGGGACTCAATTCCGATGAAAGCGACAGTGATGATGTGATTGTCTGTATGCTGAACTTTATTGAAGATGATCCGCCTGTTGTTCCTTTGGAAAAGCAGGTGATTGCTGCACCGGATTCAACACCGGTTGTCTCTCCCTCGGGAGATATTAAGGCTTCTGAAACTGTACTGGAATTAGATGTGGATTAATGAAGATCTTAATCAACATAGGTGACTATAGCTTTCACCGCTGCCCGAGACTCAAAATAAGCGGGAAGCGAGGGGAGCCTTTGAATAATGCAGAGATTACATTACCTGATCCTGCCGGTGAACTGTATCAAAGTATGAAGGAAGATGACGTTGCCTACCTTGAATATGGTTATCGAAGTGAGGCGGCGGGAAGCTGGACAGGTACGGTGAAAGATATAAAACAGGTTAGCAGGGGGCAGATCTGTGTAAAGGCAATCGGTCCGGAGAGGGTATTGAGTGAAACAATAATTAACCAGGCCTGGAAAGATGACAGTCCTGAAGCAATCGTAAAATATGCCATTAATCGAACAGGCCTTGACTTGGGAACGATTGAAAAGCCCGGTCCTGTCTTTCCTCATTTTGTGGCCTCGTCTATTCCCGTGTGGCAAGTAGCCAGTCAATGCAAAGAGACCTGTGAAAAAGGGTTCGGTAAAGACCTCACTAAATGGGCGCTTTGGTTGGGCGTTGATGGTGTCAACTGGGGGGATTTTGATGAGCCGGGAAGCGAACCGGTTTTTAAAACTGGAGCGAATATTATTGAGCATTTGCCGGGGCTCTATATGAATGAGCTGAACTTTCTGGAGACTTTCCTGCTGCCGGGATTTTCTCACTCCATGGTTTTTTCACTTAAGGATACCAGGCGCGGCATTGACGGCAGCTTCAGGGCTGAGACGGTGGAGCATATCATCCTGCCGGATAAGGCACGCACATTTATAGGATACGGGAATGAGTAAAGAGGAACTTAAAAGACTGTTAAAGCGCGTGGTGGAACTGGCTATGCCCGATCTAAGGAGTTATTACCGGGTAGTGAAAAAGGCCCGTGTCGAGAAAACCTATGCCAGTGATGGACAGTACTATGCCGATGTTCAGCCGCTTAGAAATGATAATTCCGTCGATGAAAAAGAGCCCGTTATAAAGATGGTGGAAATACCGGTCATATGGGGAGGCCCTGACAGGGGCGTCATTTGTCCACCTGCCGCAGGGGTTTATTGTGACCTGGAATATTACGACGGGGACCCCAACTACCCGAGAATCTCAAATTTCAGGTGGCTTAATCAGGGAGCCCCGGCCTGCGGTATTGGAGAATTTATTATCCAGCAGGGAGCAGGGGTATTTGTCAAGATCGATGCAGCTGCAAATGTGACTGTTAAAACGACGGGGGATATAACGCTGGACAGGGGCGCGCAAAAGATTGTCCTCGATGATTCCGGAATCAGTATCGATGGAGGGAGCGGGCTCCTGGACGGCGTAATAACAGGCAAATGTTTGTGTAAACTTGACGGCTTGCCTATTTCAGATAAGTCGGCAGACGTGAAAGCGAGTAAATAACGATGGCGCTGAATAAAGCGGTTCTGGAGGCTGCAATAATAACGGAAATCCAGGCACAAGGTTTTGATACGGCTAATGAGCATTCCAAATTTCCCCAACTGGCGAAGGCTATAGCCAATGCCGTGGTGGATCATTTTACGGCCAATGCAGTCGTTACTACAACTTCAGGCGCTCCTGATGAGGAGCATACAGGGGTAATATCATGAATGATAATGATCTCAACGATCTATATGGGCAGGACATAAAAATCGATTTTTCCACCATGCAGGCGGTTATTGCCGCTAATGGTGAAGCGGTTTTGACGGAAGGGACTGAGACGCCCATACAAAATATCTTGCTCAGACTCTCCACGCCGCTGGGCTCCCTTTTTTATGATACGGGCTATGGCAGTGAAGTCTATAAATGGGTGCAGGAAGAAAACACAAAGGCAAACCGCAACGGTCTGGCGGCTGAGATCAAGCGCCGGATTGCCCTGGAGCCGACTGTTGTTTTTGGGTCGGTATCGGCAAGGGTAATTAGCTGGGATGAATCGGGTGTTACTGTTGACGCCGGGTTCCGGCTCATTGCGGAGGACCATCCCTTTAACCTGGTTATTAATATTAATGATGATGGAAAAATAGAAGGGGTGATGAACGATGTCAATACCGATTAGTAAAACGCTCGACCAGGTCAGGCAAGACCTCTTCGACAAGATATCCTCTGTGCAACAAGAAGGCTGGTTGCCGTCAAAGCTGAACCTGAATAAGGGTATAGTACGTGGCATGATAGAGCTGTGGGCATGGGGGCTTTTTCAACTCTATGCCTTTCTGGCCACACTGCTGAAACAGGCATTTCCCTCAACGGCCACCGGTCCCTGGCTTGTACTGCATTGTGATGGGGTAGGCGTAAAAAAACTGCTTAAGACAAAGGCAAAAGGAAACGTTAGATTTTACCGGACCGGCTCGACGGGCAATGTCAATATCGATGCCGGGTCGGTTGTAAAAACGCCAGTCGATGCGCTCGGTAAAGTTTACCGCTTTGTTACCCTCGCCGATGCCGTGCTCCTCGATGGAACGACGGAGATCTATGTCGAAGTGGAAGCTGAGGAATATGGCTCCGGCAGTAACGTGACCGTTAACCAGATTACGGAGATTGTCACCTCCCTGCCCGGCGTCGACGGCGTTGATAATGCTGCTGACTGGCTGACTTCCGAGGGGGCCGATGCCGAGGAAGATGAGCCGCTGAGAGAGCGTTATTACCTTTCATGGAAAGACATTAACGGATCGACAAAATACGCCTATGAATCATGGGGGCGGTCAGTAACGGGTGTGGCTTCAGTAACTATTGTTGACCAGCATCCCAGGGGACAGGGGACGGTCGACGTTGTTATTGTGGGAACTGCCGGTGCACCTACGCCCACACTTATTGCCGCTGTTCAGGCTGTTATTGATAATAATAAACCGATTAATGATGACGCTCTCGTAATCGGACCGACTGAGATTCCCCTGGATATTACTGTTGAACTGGAGCTTGTGTCCGGTGATGAAAGCACCATTATTTCAGAAGTCGATGGCCGGATCAGGATGCTCTTTGATTACAGCAGCATGGGGAACGAAATAACACCCCTCGATATCGGTGATGATCTGCCGCTTGATCGTATTACCGTCTGCGGCATGATCGACGGCGTCAAGAAGGTTAATATTACAGCGCCGGTAGCTGATACGTCAATTGCGGCCAATGAGGTCGCAACACTTAATAGCCTGACTGTTACGGCTGTATGGGCAACGGAGGAGTAATCATGTTTTGGGATTATTTTAAAAAGAAACTTCGCTTTTTGCTTGTATGGTTTTCAGGGCCGCTGGCACAGATGGCAAAGGGCGGCGCTCAGGTTCTCGATGATACCGCCGAGGATATGAGGTGGCTGAGAGACCAGTTTTTCTCGTCAAAGGCGGATGCTGCCTATCTGGCAGAATTTGCCAGAAGCCGGGGGCTGTATCGATGGCAAAACGAGAGTGACACTTCATGGTTAAGCCGGGTGGTTTACGCTTACCTTTATTGGAAGGCGGGCGGCACAACGCCGGGCATGATAGATGTGCTGGAAAAGATCGGAGTTCCCGGCGCTGCCATTGAAAATATAGGCCTTACCGATCAGGCACGATGGGCAGAGTTCAGGGTGTACGGTGATACCTATGACGGTAATCCTTATGCTGAATATATTATCAGGGTAATTAATGAGATTAAACCGGCCAGGTCGAAATTATCTGAATTAATCCTGTCAAGCAATCCTGTGGTGGGAACGCTGGGTTTAGGTTGTGTCGTATCAACACATATTGAATGTTAATTTAAAGGAGATTTAAATGAGTGACGGAATATGGACTGATGAGGGGATCGCGCTTATCGATGCTGCCTTTGGAGCGGCTGAGACGGTAAACCTTAATGAATTTATTATGTCGGGATCTGTGCTGATTGGCGGGCTGGCCGCTTTCAACCTGGACCCGCTGATGACGCATGCCACCTTTCCGGCAGAGCAATACCGGGCGGCGGTGCATAATTCATTCATCGATGTTGACGGTTATCTTGTCGTTGAATGCTGGATCGAGGGAAATATACCGGACGCTTTTTTCTCAAACGGCATCGGGATTGTTCATGATGACGGAGTGGGAACGAAAACTTTAATGGCCATTGCCCAGGTTCCTGTTCAGGAAAGGTTTTTAACGGTCTTTCAGAAGTTCCTGGTCAAATTGCCGGTGACCGGGAATATCGGGGTTACTATCGATGTTACCTTCAGGGCTGAAGATGCGGTAACACATGCCGAACTGTTGGCGGCTGATGTTGATAGGGTTGACGGGATTCATGCCTCGGCAACGCCGGAGGCGAATAAGCTGCTGGCGCTTGATGGTGGGGCTAAAATACCAACGGCAGCGATACCTGCACTGGCTATAGGGGAAATATTTCCTGTTAATTCCGAAGCTGAAATGCTGGCATTAACAGCGCAAACCGGGGACGTGGCTAAAAGGATGGACTTGGGGAGATCGTTTATGTTGCAGGTCGAACCTGCCACCGTTCCTGGAAACTGGCTGGTAATGACCGATGATTATACACCGGCGAGTCATTTAGGTGATACTGGTAATCCCCACGGTGTTACGGCAGCGCAGGCCGGGGCGGCACCATCGAGCCATGTTGGATCAGGGGACTCAGCGCATGCGCTGGCCACTGAAACAGCGCACGGGTTTATGGATAAAGCAGATAAAAAAAAATGTAATTCTATTAATAAAACTTATGGGTCAGCTTTTTCTTTAGCGGCAGGTGATGAGCTCGGATTTTCTGCCACTTACCCACATTGCTTTGGAACTATAATGTTATCTGTGCAAGGAAGTGTGAATTCAAATGTTAGTGTTTGCGCCACTTACAAAGATACTTTTGGACGATTCTGGGCTATGACTCAAGGGAGAGGAACAATGCCGAGTTGGCCTCCCGATCCGGTGGCAAATGAGAATATAAAGGTAAGAGTAAGGAACAATCACTCTTCAGCCCAAGATGTGTCTTATAGAGCTGTTTCTTTGTCAGACTAGTAATGGTGAAATAAATGAAAAACATGACTGTATATAAATACCTCCCCGTCACCATTGAATACACAGACGACCTCCCTGAGCAGCATACCGGATATGCCGAGGGATTTAGAGTCAAAATCCGTCCCTCTCACCGTAATGACAGGGGTCTCCTGGAGCATGAGATTATCCATGTCAAACAGTGGTATCGGACATTCGGGCTGTATTCTCTCCTTAATAAATATAGTAGAAAATATAGGCTTAAATATGAACTGGAAGCGTATAGAGAACAGCTCAAGCATTATCCTGATGCAAACTATGCGCGTCTTGTTGATCGTTTTGCAGGGTTTATTGCTGACAAGTATGAGCTGGGAATTTCGAAGGAAGAGGCAAAGGATTTATTATGCAGGAAATAATTCACAGACGCGATTGGGATCGCAAGGAGTATTACCGGGACTTGCTACAAAAACAGACCTTTTAAGTATGTAATAAAGACGGACAGCAATCCAGGGAATGGCCTCCCTGAAAACCAGGTGTGCAGCACACACCAGACGGGATAACCCGCTGCCGTCCGCCACCCACGTAGGCGGAAGAAAGCATAGCAGGGCTATCCTTTAAAATCAACTATGACATAAGGAGGTCACGGCTATGTCAAAACCTGTTATTCCATGGATCGGCGGAAAACGCCGACTTGCAAAGAGAATTCTTCCCCTTTTTCCTGATCATGAATGTTATGTAGAACCCTTTTGTGGGGCTGCGGCATTGTTTTTCATGAAAAAACCGGCACAGTCGGAAGTGTTGAATGATATTAACCTGGAACTGGCCAGTTTTTACAGGGTATTAAAACACCATTTAGATGAGTTTATAAAACAGTTTAAATGGACCCTGGTTCACAGGGAAATCTTTAAATGGCTCCAGGACACCCCGCCGGAAACACTCACCGATATCCAACGTGCAGCCCGGTTTTATTATCTCCAGAAACTCGCATTTGGCGGTAAGGTAGATAGCCAGACCTATGGCACCGCAACAACTAGTAAACCACGTCTCAATCTTCTCCGTATTGAAGAGGACCTTAGCCAGGCATGGCTGAGGCTGGCCAGAGTTCATATAGAAAGTATGGACTGGAAGAAGTGTATTTCTAAATATGACCGCAAGCACACTCTTGCATATTTAGACCCTCCTTATTACGGCACAGAAGGATATGGCGTCGCCTTCAATCTTGAGGAATATAGCATAATGGCAGATATGGCCAGATCGATTAAAGGAAAGATGATCATCAGCGTAAACGATATCCCGGAAATGAGAAGAGCCTTTAAAGGGTTGAGTATGGATACGGTGAAAATTAAGTATACAGTCGGAGGCAATGATAAGGCAGTGAACAGGAGGGAACTGATTATCAAGAGCTGGTAATCAGATTAAAATCATGTTAAAAAATGCATTGTTGGTTCCAAAGGGCGTGTAAATTGGTTCCAAACCGCGCGGCTTGCTACACTTTTAACTCTAACCCCGCCCAAAAGACGGGGATTTCAAAGATTAATTAAAAGATTAAACCTACCCCCTTTTAATCTTTTCTATCCTCGGTGACGGTTTTCCGATGAGATAGCCCTGGGCATAATCGACGTCATAAGCTCTCAGAAGCTCCAGTGTTTCTTCCTTTTCGACAAATTCGGCGACTGTTTTAACGCCCATACCTTTGGCCACATCAGTGATGGATTTAACCACGATCTGGTCATTTTTGTTTTTATGGAGGTTTCTGATAAAGGACCCGTCAATTTTTATATAGTCTACGTTCATTTCTCTCAGGTAGACAAAGGAGGTAAATCCTACGCCAAAGTCATCGAGTGAGAACCTGCATCCCAGTTTTTTCAGGTCATTAATAAATTTTACAGCGCGGTTCAGGTCTCTTACGGCAGCTGTTTCAGTTATTTCAAAAACAAGGTGGCTCGGATCGGCTCCCTTGGCTTCAATGGTTTCCTTCAGGAAGTTAAAGATCATTTCATTGCCCAGGTCTTTGCCGGAAAGGTTGACGCTAAGAGTGATTTTCATTCCCTTTGCAAATAACCTGGATTGGAGTTTGATGGCCTTTTCAGTGACCATCCTGTCTATCCGGCCGATGAGCCCCACTTCTTCAGCTACGTTTATGAATGCGCCGGGAAGCAGTATTTTACCCCCTTCGTCACGCATTCTGACGAGCACTTCATAGTGATGGACTTCGTCCTGTTTCAGGTTAAGAATGGGCTGGAACCAGAGTTCAAAACGGTCTTCCGACAGGGCCTTTTCCACTTTTCTTTTCCAGTCGACCCTGGTGTGAATTTCTTCAAGATATTTATCGTCACTGCTGTAGAGGTGACATTTGTTGTATCCCAGTTCCCTTGCCCTGTAAAGGGCCGCATCACCTTTTGAAAAAAGCTGCTTCATATCTTCACCATGGTCGGGAAAAAGGACGATGCCGATACTTGCCGTTGTGGAAAACTGCATTTCTCCGATACGAAATTCACCGATGCTTCCTCTAATCAGTTCTGCTGCTTCAAGGCCCTCTTTTTCGCCGCGCATGGGAAGGAAAATGACAAACTCATCACCCCCTGCGCGGCAGATGAAACTGCTCTGACTGACTTTATGCATTTCATCGAGGTCGAGGAGCAGCTTGTTAAGAAGGTTTGCTGTGCGCCTTAAGTAATCATCACCGGTAACATGGCCGAAATTATCGTTAATGTATTTAAACTCGTCAATATCAACCATGAGAAGTGTTCCCTTGTGACCAAAGCTTTTTGCCGTGTACATCCACTCTTTCAGCAGGTCCATGAACCTTTGCCTGTTGACAAGGCCTGTCAGTTCATCGTGAGTTGCAAAGTATTCAACCATCTCCTGTGACTGGATCCTGTCGGTAATATCTGCCTGGATTGCAAGAAAATGGGTGATTTTACCGGACTCGTCCTTAATCGGTGATATGAGAGATCTGACCCAGAAGTACTGGCCGTTCTTTCTCCTGTTTTTAAGCTCTCCTTCCCACACATTTCCTCTGAGGATGGCATCCCATAATTCTTCATAGACGGTTTCATTAGACTCGCCTGAAGAGAGAATGCGGGGGTTCTGGCCGATGGCCTCATTTCTTGAGTACCCTGTAATTTCCTCGAAGGTTTTATTGACATACTCTATATTGCCGTTAACGTCCGTAATAAGAACGATGTTTATACTGTGTTCAATGGTTGCGGAAAGTTTTTTCAGTTCATGTTCCGCTTCTTTGCGTTCAATGATTCCGGCCAGCGTATTTGCCGCGGCGCTGAGGAATTCCTTTTCCGACCGGTCTTCTATGTGTCCTTCTTTTAGATAGACATTGATAATACCCATAATCCTTGATCCCGATTTGATGGGAACACAATAGTGACCGTGGGGTTCCATCCCCTCATAAATGATGTCATGCCTCTCGTCAATGGTGGAGACAAAGAGTGTTTCTCCCTCGGCGGCAGCTCTGCCGCAGATGCATTTACCGAAAGGAATTTTGCTGCAGTGCTTGATTTGTTCCTCCGTAATGTTTCTTCCGCCTTTAAGCTCCAGCAGGTCTGGTTCATTGCCCACAAGGTAAATGGAGCCCTTTGATTTGTAAGCCAGCCAGGGCATGGAGAGAATGACATCGAGAGATCTGTTAAGCTGTTCATCCAGTGAAAGGGGCCGCAGGGAAAGTTTGAGTATGGAGGTAATGGCCTGCTGAGACTGGTAGCTCTTTCGTATTTTTTCTTCTGCCAGTCTTTCTTCCGTCACATCCTGCACGGTCCCGATCATTTTCGAGACATTACCCTTTTTATCGAAATAGACTTGCGCCTGCTCCTGAACGGTTCGTTCCTTTTCGTCTCTCCTTATAATACGATGGTTCATTTTATAAGGTATCTTTCTTTCAATAGCGGCATTGACGGCCTCTTTTACATAGTCCACGTCATCGGGATGGACATGGGAAAGAAAAACCTCGTAGTTAAGATCAATCTCCCCCGGTTTATAGCCGAAGATCCGGTAAGCTTCATCGGACCAGCTTATGGTGTTATCGTTTATATACCATTCCCAGTTTCCGATATGAGCTATCTGCTGGGCTACTTTGAGGCTGGCTTCGCTCTTCATATAAGCTGTGGCGGTGTTGTTTATTTCTGAAACCATGTAATTAAATGCGTCAGACAGGGCGCCTATTTCGTCCTTGCTTTTAACGGGGATGTTAATGTCATAATTACCCTTTGCAAGCTCTTTCGATGCGTCGGCGATTCTCCTGATGGGAGTAACAACGGTCCGGTTGAAAAAGATAAACATGACAAAGATAATTCCGCCGAGAATGAACATGGCGATAATAGCGTCGCGAAGCATATATTTTGTGGGGGACATGATTTCTTTTTCATCGATTTTCACAATGAGGGTCCATCCCGTCATTGTAAGGCACATGGATGCTCCGCCCACCGGGACGCCCCTGTAGTCCCTGTAAAAGCCTGTCACTTCAGTTCCTGATTCAATGCACGCCCTGACGGGTTTTGTGTCGACACGCTGCTTGAGAATCGCCCTTTCAATAAAAATTGAATCGG harbors:
- a CDS encoding baseplate assembly protein gives rise to the protein MSKEELKRLLKRVVELAMPDLRSYYRVVKKARVEKTYASDGQYYADVQPLRNDNSVDEKEPVIKMVEIPVIWGGPDRGVICPPAAGVYCDLEYYDGDPNYPRISNFRWLNQGAPACGIGEFIIQQGAGVFVKIDAAANVTVKTTGDITLDRGAQKIVLDDSGISIDGGSGLLDGVITGKCLCKLDGLPISDKSADVKASK
- a CDS encoding DUF2634 domain-containing protein, producing the protein MNDNDLNDLYGQDIKIDFSTMQAVIAANGEAVLTEGTETPIQNILLRLSTPLGSLFYDTGYGSEVYKWVQEENTKANRNGLAAEIKRRIALEPTVVFGSVSARVISWDESGVTVDAGFRLIAEDHPFNLVININDDGKIEGVMNDVNTD
- a CDS encoding baseplate J/gp47 family protein, producing the protein MSIPISKTLDQVRQDLFDKISSVQQEGWLPSKLNLNKGIVRGMIELWAWGLFQLYAFLATLLKQAFPSTATGPWLVLHCDGVGVKKLLKTKAKGNVRFYRTGSTGNVNIDAGSVVKTPVDALGKVYRFVTLADAVLLDGTTEIYVEVEAEEYGSGSNVTVNQITEIVTSLPGVDGVDNAADWLTSEGADAEEDEPLRERYYLSWKDINGSTKYAYESWGRSVTGVASVTIVDQHPRGQGTVDVVIVGTAGAPTPTLIAAVQAVIDNNKPINDDALVIGPTEIPLDITVELELVSGDESTIISEVDGRIRMLFDYSSMGNEITPLDIGDDLPLDRITVCGMIDGVKKVNITAPVADTSIAANEVATLNSLTVTAVWATEE
- a CDS encoding phage tail protein, which produces MSDGIWTDEGIALIDAAFGAAETVNLNEFIMSGSVLIGGLAAFNLDPLMTHATFPAEQYRAAVHNSFIDVDGYLVVECWIEGNIPDAFFSNGIGIVHDDGVGTKTLMAIAQVPVQERFLTVFQKFLVKLPVTGNIGVTIDVTFRAEDAVTHAELLAADVDRVDGIHASATPEANKLLALDGGAKIPTAAIPALAIGEIFPVNSEAEMLALTAQTGDVAKRMDLGRSFMLQVEPATVPGNWLVMTDDYTPASHLGDTGNPHGVTAAQAGAAPSSHVGSGDSAHALATETAHGFMDKADKKKCNSINKTYGSAFSLAAGDELGFSATYPHCFGTIMLSVQGSVNSNVSVCATYKDTFGRFWAMTQGRGTMPSWPPDPVANENIKVRVRNNHSSAQDVSYRAVSLSD
- a CDS encoding DNA adenine methylase; protein product: MSKPVIPWIGGKRRLAKRILPLFPDHECYVEPFCGAAALFFMKKPAQSEVLNDINLELASFYRVLKHHLDEFIKQFKWTLVHREIFKWLQDTPPETLTDIQRAARFYYLQKLAFGGKVDSQTYGTATTSKPRLNLLRIEEDLSQAWLRLARVHIESMDWKKCISKYDRKHTLAYLDPPYYGTEGYGVAFNLEEYSIMADMARSIKGKMIISVNDIPEMRRAFKGLSMDTVKIKYTVGGNDKAVNRRELIIKSW
- a CDS encoding EAL domain-containing protein yields the protein SDGTIIKALLEIDEGIYFEENKALSEHLLKNKIVLDKTIKKIVVLSKTGTIIASTDLSAIGKDLSKETFFKRGLLSPSVTDTTTHLGGKPYIVISTPVKNRASGEVIGILANYLLLSELNEILKKVFFIKLGALSSHTHDYRTFDAYIVNRDKVMITDSIFIERAILKQRVDTKPVRACIESGTEVTGFYRDYRGVPVGGASMCLTMTGWTLIVKIDEKEIMSPTKYMLRDAIIAMFILGGIIFVMFIFFNRTVVTPIRRIADASKELAKGNYDINIPVKSKDEIGALSDAFNYMVSEINNTATAYMKSEASLKVAQQIAHIGNWEWYINDNTISWSDEAYRIFGYKPGEIDLNYEVFLSHVHPDDVDYVKEAVNAAIERKIPYKMNHRIIRRDEKERTVQEQAQVYFDKKGNVSKMIGTVQDVTEERLAEEKIRKSYQSQQAITSILKLSLRPLSLDEQLNRSLDVILSMPWLAYKSKGSIYLVGNEPDLLELKGGRNITEEQIKHCSKIPFGKCICGRAAAEGETLFVSTIDERHDIIYEGMEPHGHYCVPIKSGSRIMGIINVYLKEGHIEDRSEKEFLSAAANTLAGIIERKEAEHELKKLSATIEHSINIVLITDVNGNIEYVNKTFEEITGYSRNEAIGQNPRILSSGESNETVYEELWDAILRGNVWEGELKNRRKNGQYFWVRSLISPIKDESGKITHFLAIQADITDRIQSQEMVEYFATHDELTGLVNRQRFMDLLKEWMYTAKSFGHKGTLLMVDIDEFKYINDNFGHVTGDDYLRRTANLLNKLLLDLDEMHKVSQSSFICRAGGDEFVIFLPMRGEKEGLEAAELIRGSIGEFRIGEMQFSTTASIGIVLFPDHGEDMKQLFSKGDAALYRARELGYNKCHLYSSDDKYLEEIHTRVDWKRKVEKALSEDRFELWFQPILNLKQDEVHHYEVLVRMRDEGGKILLPGAFINVAEEVGLIGRIDRMVTEKAIKLQSRLFAKGMKITLSVNLSGKDLGNEMIFNFLKETIEAKGADPSHLVFEITETAAVRDLNRAVKFINDLKKLGCRFSLDDFGVGFTSFVYLREMNVDYIKIDGSFIRNLHKNKNDQIVVKSITDVAKGMGVKTVAEFVEKEETLELLRAYDVDYAQGYLIGKPSPRIEKIKRG